From a single Candidatus Acidiferrales bacterium genomic region:
- the pheA gene encoding prephenate dehydratase has protein sequence MSSGEHALRVAFQGERGAFSEEAAVKLLGEKIQLVPRPTFEALFGAVDEGVADYSLAPIENSLVGSVHRSYDLLLESTLRIAAEVIIPITHHLIGPPGASFEGIEVVESHPVALAQCERFFNDHPWIKRMASEDTAGSVREVVRREDPRRAAIAGKRAAEIYGGSILRENLEDDSENYTRFLLLAPSPSLSENANKLSLVVQLAHRPGSLYRALEPFARRDINLLKIESRPVKGRPWQYRFYLDLCASTSDPEVAAALAELQDRAVEVRLLGCYVAALAVAKDAERNP, from the coding sequence ATGAGCAGTGGAGAACATGCTCTCCGCGTGGCTTTCCAAGGGGAGCGCGGAGCCTTCAGCGAGGAGGCGGCCGTCAAACTGCTCGGCGAGAAAATCCAGCTTGTGCCGCGACCCACGTTTGAGGCCCTGTTCGGGGCGGTGGACGAAGGCGTTGCCGACTACAGCCTCGCGCCCATTGAGAACAGCCTGGTCGGCTCCGTGCACAGGTCATACGATCTGCTCCTTGAAAGCACCCTACGCATCGCTGCCGAAGTCATCATTCCGATCACGCATCACCTGATCGGTCCTCCGGGAGCATCTTTCGAGGGTATCGAGGTTGTCGAATCGCATCCCGTCGCGCTCGCTCAGTGCGAACGTTTCTTCAACGATCACCCCTGGATCAAACGGATGGCGAGCGAAGACACCGCCGGAAGCGTCCGCGAGGTGGTTCGGCGCGAGGATCCGAGGCGCGCGGCCATCGCCGGAAAGCGCGCGGCGGAAATCTACGGCGGATCCATTCTGCGAGAAAACTTGGAGGACGACAGCGAGAACTACACGCGGTTTCTCCTTCTCGCACCATCGCCAAGCTTGTCCGAAAACGCGAATAAGCTTTCGTTGGTCGTGCAGTTGGCTCACCGGCCCGGCTCGCTCTATCGCGCCTTGGAGCCATTTGCCCGGCGCGATATCAACCTGCTCAAAATCGAAAGCCGACCGGTCAAGGGGCGTCCGTGGCAATACCGTTTCTACCTGGACCTTTGCGCTTCAACAAGCGACCCGGAGGTCGCCGCCGCACTGGCAGAATTACAGGATCGTGCCGTGGAAGTACGCCTCCTTGGTTGTTACGTTGCGGCACTGGCCGTCGCGAAAGATGCCGAACGCAATCCGTAG
- a CDS encoding chorismate mutase encodes MTIEDWRAEIDAIDNEVLRLLNRRVQMAVEVAKLKQAAELPMGDPNRERDVLSRACRANRGPLEDQAVVKLFRAIIRESRRIAIRAVKTANTQPTGDLP; translated from the coding sequence ATGACGATTGAAGACTGGCGGGCGGAGATCGATGCGATCGACAACGAAGTGCTACGCCTGTTGAACCGCCGGGTGCAGATGGCCGTTGAGGTGGCCAAATTGAAGCAGGCGGCGGAACTACCGATGGGCGATCCCAACCGCGAACGTGATGTGCTGTCGCGCGCGTGCCGGGCAAACCGCGGCCCGCTGGAGGACCAGGCCGTGGTGAAGCTCTTCCGGGCGATCATTCGCGAATCACGGCGCATTGCCATCCGTGCCGTTAAGACAGCCAACACGCAGCCGACAGGTGACTTGCCATGA
- a CDS encoding MBL fold metallo-hydrolase translates to MNQIHSLTRRGFLTSTSCLGAALALGKYFPLPALAEPIAQDPRVAETPLLDKGFAAVRKIGQGVYATISDFSKGIETLSNGGFIVGSDAALLIEGHRAPAGAAFELEALRLVSQVPVRAAVDTHYHFDHSLGNAYYGAQGIPVLAHSKTAPLMVERYANLQGQDKTPLLEPLEKRLRDAADESERQRAQGDLNAYKLIFATIDSTIVALPSQPLDPAKLPLMLDLGGVKAVIETYPGHTPTDVVIRVPEQNIVFTGDLLFNGWYPVTFDADLSAWRATLAKFAAFGKDTLFVPGHGQLCGQEGVANERAVIDDLAEHAGKMYKAGVPVEEAQKRYVVPERFQGFPIFAWSFTIGSAIAKFYEELKAGKS, encoded by the coding sequence ATGAACCAGATCCATTCACTCACCCGACGGGGATTCTTGACCTCGACTTCCTGCCTGGGCGCTGCTCTGGCGCTTGGCAAGTATTTTCCGCTGCCTGCGCTGGCTGAACCCATCGCGCAAGACCCGCGCGTGGCTGAGACACCGCTCCTTGACAAGGGTTTTGCCGCGGTGCGCAAGATCGGCCAGGGCGTCTATGCCACCATTTCCGATTTTTCCAAAGGCATCGAGACCCTCTCGAACGGCGGCTTCATTGTCGGCAGCGACGCCGCTTTGCTCATCGAGGGTCATCGTGCGCCCGCCGGCGCTGCTTTCGAGCTCGAAGCGCTGCGCCTGGTGAGCCAGGTTCCGGTGCGGGCTGCCGTGGATACCCACTACCATTTCGACCATTCGCTGGGGAACGCGTATTACGGCGCGCAGGGCATTCCTGTTCTGGCCCACTCCAAGACCGCTCCGTTGATGGTGGAGCGCTACGCCAACCTGCAAGGGCAGGACAAGACCCCGCTGCTCGAGCCACTTGAAAAGCGCCTGCGCGACGCCGCCGACGAATCCGAGCGCCAACGCGCTCAAGGCGACCTCAATGCCTACAAGCTCATCTTCGCCACCATCGATTCCACTATCGTCGCTTTGCCCAGCCAGCCGCTCGACCCGGCCAAACTGCCTTTGATGCTCGACCTCGGCGGCGTCAAGGCCGTAATCGAAACTTACCCGGGACATACGCCCACCGACGTCGTCATCCGCGTGCCGGAACAGAACATTGTTTTTACGGGCGACCTCTTGTTCAACGGCTGGTATCCGGTCACTTTCGATGCCGACCTGAGCGCGTGGCGGGCTACACTCGCAAAATTCGCTGCCTTTGGCAAGGATACGCTCTTTGTCCCCGGCCACGGCCAGCTCTGCGGCCAGGAAGGCGTCGCGAACGAGCGCGCCGTCATTGATGATTTGGCCGAGCACGCCGGCAAGATGTACAAAGCGGGCGTGCCGGTCGAAGAAGCCCAGAAGCGCTACGTTGTGCCCGAGCGTTTCCAGGGCTTCCCGATTTTCGCGTGGTCGTTCACGATTGGCAGCGCCATCGCCAAATTCTACGAGGAGCTCAAGGCCGGCAAGTCCTGA
- a CDS encoding NmrA family NAD(P)-binding protein, producing MRRLPVAGMLVLSVALISFAPACRGIETVLCTATSMPHGREDGLRRVDREGVLALIGAAERAGAKKFIYTSYSGNIRLESPLETAKRDCENRLLAGSIEAVILRPSYFMEVWLSPALGFDPAKASARIYGSGEAKVNYISALDVVEFAVAAATKSAAGREVIEMGGPEALAQRDAVRLFEETLQKKFTLDSVPIAALEEQHRSSDPLQKTFAALMLGYAKGDVIPESRANAERYGIRRHSVADYARTFQT from the coding sequence ATGCGCCGGCTTCCCGTGGCAGGAATGCTTGTTCTTTCGGTTGCGCTCATCAGCTTTGCGCCGGCGTGCCGGGGAATCGAAACCGTCCTGTGCACGGCGACCTCGATGCCGCACGGGCGCGAGGACGGCTTGCGGCGCGTTGACCGCGAAGGGGTGCTGGCCTTGATCGGTGCCGCTGAGCGAGCGGGCGCGAAGAAGTTCATCTATACATCCTATTCCGGAAACATCCGGCTCGAGTCGCCACTCGAGACGGCGAAGCGCGATTGCGAAAACCGGCTCCTGGCAGGCTCCATCGAAGCCGTAATCCTGCGCCCCTCCTACTTCATGGAGGTGTGGCTCAGCCCCGCCTTGGGCTTTGACCCGGCAAAGGCGTCGGCGCGCATCTACGGCTCGGGCGAGGCAAAAGTCAACTACATCTCGGCATTGGACGTGGTCGAATTCGCCGTAGCGGCGGCGACAAAGAGTGCAGCTGGCCGGGAAGTGATCGAAATGGGCGGGCCGGAGGCGCTTGCGCAACGCGACGCGGTGCGTCTATTCGAAGAAACCCTCCAGAAGAAATTCACTCTTGACTCGGTTCCCATCGCGGCGCTCGAAGAGCAGCACCGTTCCTCCGATCCCCTGCAAAAGACCTTTGCGGCTCTCATGCTCGGCTATGCCAAAGGAGACGTCATTCCTGAGAGCCGCGCCAATGCCGAGCGGTACGGAATCCGCCGGCACTCGGTCGCTGACTACGCTCGAACGTTCCAAACATAG
- a CDS encoding nuclear transport factor 2 family protein, with product MKRSTKTLVVLAVFCVTSLASAPLFAQEWSAAQKEVWKNVEAYWELATQGDLEGFMGYFHSDYRGWSYQNALPGDKASARKWIGHGMKTEKTLVHEIKPVAIQIYGNIAFVHYHYAETVKDAEGKQKARSGRWTDILMKQGEKWVMIGDHGGQTSKD from the coding sequence ATGAAACGGTCAACCAAAACTCTGGTTGTGCTGGCAGTGTTTTGCGTTACCAGTCTTGCCTCGGCACCATTGTTTGCCCAGGAGTGGTCCGCCGCCCAAAAAGAGGTTTGGAAAAATGTTGAAGCTTATTGGGAGCTTGCCACGCAGGGAGACTTGGAAGGATTCATGGGCTACTTCCACTCGGACTATCGCGGCTGGAGCTACCAGAATGCGCTTCCAGGCGACAAGGCTTCGGCCAGAAAATGGATCGGCCACGGGATGAAAACAGAAAAGACGCTCGTCCATGAAATCAAGCCCGTTGCCATTCAAATCTACGGCAACATCGCCTTTGTGCATTACCACTATGCCGAAACGGTGAAGGACGCCGAGGGCAAACAGAAAGCCCGCTCGGGTCGCTGGACCGACATCCTGATGAAACAAGGGGAGAAGTGGGTGATGATCGGCGACCACGGTGGGCAGACATCCAAAGATTAG